One region of Acidimicrobiales bacterium genomic DNA includes:
- a CDS encoding histidine phosphatase family protein gives MSQTNEYRQSRFVRPSGATELLLIRHGESEPARPGEPFAMVDGQGDPGLHPEGFEQAQRVAGRLQAEDITAIYVTTLRRTVQTAAPLAERLGLSPIVEPDLREVYLGEWEGGALRRHVAEGHPILPRVFAEQRWDIIPGAEPAQAFAARVRGAVERIADRHHDQCVAVFSHGGTIGQILAQACGSRALAFTGSDNGAISHLVVTGERWVIRGYNDAAHLRPAFSTTSEPLT, from the coding sequence GTGAGCCAGACCAACGAGTACCGCCAAAGTCGCTTCGTCCGCCCGTCAGGGGCGACCGAGCTGCTGCTCATCCGGCACGGTGAGTCCGAGCCGGCTCGCCCCGGTGAGCCGTTCGCCATGGTGGACGGCCAGGGCGATCCCGGCCTGCACCCCGAGGGCTTCGAGCAGGCCCAGCGAGTGGCGGGGCGGCTTCAGGCGGAAGACATCACCGCCATCTACGTCACGACCCTGCGCCGCACGGTCCAGACGGCGGCCCCCCTCGCCGAGCGCCTCGGGCTGTCGCCGATCGTCGAACCCGACCTGCGGGAGGTCTACCTCGGGGAATGGGAGGGCGGCGCCCTACGCCGCCACGTCGCCGAGGGACATCCCATCCTGCCGCGGGTGTTCGCCGAGCAGCGCTGGGACATCATCCCCGGCGCGGAGCCCGCTCAGGCGTTTGCCGCCAGGGTCCGGGGCGCGGTCGAGAGGATCGCCGACCGCCACCATGACCAGTGCGTCGCCGTGTTCAGCCATGGTGGGACGATCGGCCAGATCCTCGCCCAGGCGTGCGGGTCCCGGGCACTCGCCTTCACGGGGTCGGACAATGGCGCCATCTCCCACCTCGTCGTGACGGGAGAACGCTGGGTCATCCGCGGCTACAACGACGCCGCCCATCTCCGGCCCGCGTTCAGCACCACCTCCGAGCCCCTGACATAG